TCTTCCGGCTTGTACTGGCCATAGTCATCGATTACTTCAATGTTTGGTTCAAAGTCAAAAGTAAGTTTCTGAAGCGTGAATGCGGACCCGCTTGCAAGTGATAATTCAAACGGTGGGTAGTTCCGGTGTACAAAAATAATACGGTCAAAGTCCTGAACATACTGTACTTCCCTGATTTCTGACAGTGTAAGCGGAAGCCAGTTCACTGTAGTTTCACCGGCAGTCTGTCCGTTATAGAAGTAGTGGTCAGCTGCTTCAGTCGGCTCAACCTTTACTCCGTTAAGCCATAAGTCAATGTATCCGGGACCCATCTCGATTACATATGACGTACTTTTGTTGATGATAAACGGTATCACCCTTGCTTCACCAGTAAGCAGTCCGCAGCGTTTGAAGCCGTTGCGTCTTTCAATGCCACCAGTAGGGATGATGTTAAAGTTTTTCAGCCGGCTTGCTCCCTGATAATATGACTGAAGGTCAGCACGACCGTATAATTTTTCAGACAGTTCACCGCTTGCAAAGTTAGTTATCAGCATCACATACTCCCTACAATTTCGTCAGTCCAGTAGTTCTGGCCTGCCGGTTTGCTCTTTCCGGCTGCCTTGCTTGCCTTTGCTGCAGTCTGTTCAATAACACTGGCTTCGCTGAAAAGAAGGCTATATAACTGCATATCTCCGGTAATTTTCAGTACCATCTTGGAAGCAATACGCGTTTCAACGTACTCCCAAAAGTTCGGATCATACTCCAAAGTCCGGTACCCTGGTATGTCTTCTTCAGGTTCTTCCGGGTCCGTATTTTCTTCAGATGGTTCTTCCGTCTGTTCGTTATTTTCTTCTTCACTTGGCTCTCCTTCTGGGACGGTGGTGTCTTCAATTTCGTCCGGACCGTTGTTATTACTGGGTTCGTTGGTGGCCGGTGGTTCTGCCGGAACTTCCACGGTACCGTCAATTTTTCCGTTGGTGATATACAGAAGGATAGGGTTTTCATCGTTTGTGTACAGATATTTGTCTTCTACAATGAATGGTTCACCGCTATTCAATTTCAGTGCACGTGCGCAGTCAACCGGAAGCGTGTACATATTTGCGTATACGCTAAGATTATCTGCGCCTTCAGTAAGTTCAAGCCGTGCGCGTGTTTTGGCACTGGTCCACGGTGTGCGTGTAAGGGTTTCTAGCATGGTACTGAGATAAAACTCTTTTACGGTTTTCCATGCTTCTGAGTTGTTTTCTATGTCTGCTTCAGTAAGTACCGTCTGTCCGGCTTTAAGCAGTGCGCGGTTTACAAGTTCTCTGTTAATAATCATTTTTAACCCCATAAGAAAAAGCCGGGTACCACACATGGCAGTACCCGGCTCTGGTTCATACTTCTACCATATACCATGCTTTAAGTGACTCATCGCTTAACACGATAATGTCACCCGCTTCATGGTAGGTATTGTCTACGTAGCAGGCCTTGCTGATTTTGTACCGCTTCGGCTTCCTTTCCTTAGTTGGTACAAGTTCAAGGTTGTCTGATACTGAAGCTTTCTGTTTCGGCACGGTTATACTCCGGTGTAGATTTCTGCTTCAGCGGTTCCGGTTTCACCGCTTGAACCTACGTATACGCATTTAAGGTAACGTTTGGTAACGCCAGTGATTACAACTTTTGCGCTGCCGGTTCCGGTAACGGTGGCGGTGGTTGCTACAACGGTGCCTTCTGCAGTAGCGGTGTCTGCCTGATACAGTTTTGCTGATACGGCAGCTTTGGACCCAGATACTGACAGAAGGAAGGTAGTTCCATTTACGTCCTGAGTATCAATGTCGATTACGTTTACACCGGCAGTGGTGGCAGTAGTAGGTACTACTTTACCAAAAGACAGCCAGTGGTCAGGGCGTGATACGGTATCAAAGTTTTTAGCCATTCTCTTTACTCCTTATTACAGTTTTGCTTCGGTGTTCAGAATTGCGTCACACTGACGGAAGCGCATATCGCGGATAGCGGTTACGCGGTTACCCCATGCGTCTTCCAGTGACAGTGCAAGGTTGGTTTTACCCAGGGTTGCAAGGTCGGTTTTAGCCATAACGGTCTTGTTACACAGAATTGAAACAGTGCCAGGACCTTCCGGCAGAACATAACTTGCTTCAATGATTTTCTTTACAATGTCTTCGCCTGAAGCGTTGGCGGGGATATTGCAGATACGGATCAGGGCTTTTGGATGACGAACAGTCAGGCCGTAGTCAGCCTGGAAGTAGTTCTGATAAGCCTTGTATTTGTTTCCGTTTTCATCCAGTGCGTCTACTACACCATCGTCCTGACGGTGTACACCCAGGTCAGCAGCACCGCGTGGGTACAGCATATGAGCAAATACACGGCCCCATTTAACCAGATATACAGAAGTGTTGGTTGCTGCGGTATCGCCATCACCAAACTTGATACAGGTTTCATCGTCTACGATGCTGCGGCGTTTAGCCATACCGTCAATGAACTCACTGCCTGAGTCGTGATCACCGTAGATAATATCCTGGGCCTGGCTCTGTCCCATTGCTGCTACAAAGGCGTCCAGTTCACCCTGAATAAATCCGGCTTTGTCGATTTCGCCATCTACGATGGTTTTATCAATCTGACTATAACCAGTCAGCTGACATACGTAGTCGTAGATTTCTTTAGTCTGTGAAGCACTGTTCGGAGTACCTTCGTTGACTTTGCGGTGTTTAACTGCGGGCAGTGCAGTGCGCTGCAGTGTGCGGTTTACGGTACCGTTATTCGATTCAAATACCGGTGCGTCATATAACATCTGGTTGGTTGATGCCAGGGTTTCGATGATCATGCGTGAATCATCATTAAAGCCGTCCCGGCGTGATGCTTCAAGCATAGTCAGTTTGTCGGTTACAGATAATACTGCCATTTGTGTTACTCCTTGTTAAAGTTTTACTGTGAAGCCGCCACCGTCACGCCTGCTCTTGTACGTGTTCAGTGCTCCGGTTCCGGCAGCATTTGTACTGCCTGATTCCGTTACGGCTTCACCCATCTTAATGAACATTTTTACGATGGCTTCGTTGAACATTGCGCCAGTACTGATAAGTACCTGTGCTACGTCATTGCCACCCCATGCTTTAAGCCCTTTATCAAGCATACGTTTCTTGGTTTCGTACTGCGGACCGTACTCGTCACGCAGATTTTTATCCACGGTTTCGTACTGGGTCTTCAGTTCTACGCGCTGTTTTTCCACCATCTCAATTCCCTTATCTTTAAGGGACTTGTAAACGGCAGAAGCCTGACTGTCAGTAAGGTTGGAAGCAAAAGCGATTTCGTTAAAATCTCCGGCTTCTTCTCCAGTACTGTATTCTTTAGCAGTCTTCGGTTTCCCTAACTTTGTCCAAAAAGCAGTAAGGGCTTCTTCGTCTGCGTCTTCTTTTGGCAATTCGATGCGGTTGCCCATAAGTTTCTGCAGCTCGGTGTAGCTTTTTGCAAGGTCTGAAACAGAATTAAACTTGCTCAAGGTTTTGATGGTTTTTCCATCGCCTTTAAGTTCGTCCGTTAACTGGTCAGTCCAGGTAGGTACTTTTGGCTCGTCCTTTTTAGGTTCGCTCCCTTCTGTAGGTTTGGCAGTATCCGTAGCGGGTGCCTTGTCTTCAGTAGGCTTAGATCCATTCGGGTCGTATCCCATAGCCTGTGCAAGTGACAAACCTTCTCCGGTGGGATTTGTTCCGGCATTGGTTCCGTCTGTTACTGCTGAATTATCCACGGTCTGTGGGTTCTGCATGGTTTCTGGCATTACTTATGCTCCTTGTTTATTGCTGATAACACGCTTTCCGTCATCGCGGTGGTATCTTCAAGTCCTAAGCGGATTCTGAGCAGCTTCTTCGCGTACTCGCATAATGCATAGTCCGCTTCTGTTTCTGCCGGTCTGTAGTACCGTAGGTCAGACAAAAGTACATTCAGCACTATCTTTCCGTCAGGTGTACTGAATACATTACGAAAAGCGCGCTGTACTGCTTTCATCTGTTCCTTGTTGTCACTGTTCTCGTATCCGTCTATACGGTATTCATGTCTGCTCACTGGCTCATACTCCCGGCAAGCTGCTCGTTAAGATTGTTCATAATAGAGTTACCAACTTCCGGCTGATTTAACTGGCCGGCATTGTTCAGAATGTTCTTCTGCATTTCCATTGCCACAGCCTGTTGCTGCATTGCTGCATTCTGTTCAGCGCGTGCCTGTCTGATTGCTTCCACATCCTTGTCTTCGCGGATGGCTGACTGTGGCATACCGTTACCGATAAGCAGTTTCTTCATGGTTTCGTCCTGGTCGATAAGGTCCAGTGATTCAGGGAACAACTGTGCCATAGGTGCAAGGTACTGCAATGCAACGTTGATACCACCGGCCTGGTGATAACGTTTCTGTGCCTGAGCAAGCGGACCCATAAACTCAACTTTAAGGGCTGAATTGCTTTCAGCCATGTTTTCCGGTGGTGCAGGGATTTTCCCTTCATCCCATAACAGATTGAAACTTCTCTGCACAATCTGCGTCAGCGTCTTGTTAAAAGACACAATAAGGTTTGAAAGTACTGCAGCCTTTTCACCCTGTAACTCTGAAACTTCGGTTGCGGTCATCTGACGCTGTTGGTGCTGAAGCATAAGAAAGAAGTCAACGTTAAACCAGTCTTTAACCGTCTGTTTGATTTTCTCCAGAATATCGATGGTGATAGGATAGTTTGCGCCAGTCTGAAGCGGTTCAAGCATATCACCGTTCTTTACGTAGGTAATGCCGGCCGGACTGGTATCAATGTCCAGAATGTCTTCAGAAGCTATCATTGGCGGTCTTGATGATGTCTGCGCAATATCCATCGTTGCCTTATTGGCTTTGTTCAGAAAGATAATATCCTGCATTGCTGCCATTGCCGGTGACTCTGAGTACGCAGTACCAGGGATGTTATCCCATTCAAATACTGCATAGGGGAAGTCATTGTATCCGCTCTCCTGAATGATATGGTCTTCATCCAGTTCCACGTACACTGCAGCGTATGGCATATTCAGACTGTTAGGGATTTCCTTGTTATACTTGGTGCGTTTGAATACGGCAAAAAGAATTGTGATATTATCATTCCATCTGCGTCCGTGTTCTTCCTTGTATGCTTCCTGCAATTTTTCTGAAAGGTTTTCAAGTCCAAAGAAGTCAGCTGCCTTTTTCAACGGCATCAGGTAGGTACGGTACAGTGTGGTTACTTCGTTGTACTCATCAGTATCAAGGTACACTTCATTCATGCGCTGAGCATTGAAGCGCAGTTTCTGCCGGTCATAGTCGTAATCTTCAAGCATGGTTCCGTGTCCGATTGTACACGCATTTTCTACGATTGCTTTTGCTTCTGAGTACAGGTTGGACCGGTTGAACTCTGCGTACATGATTTCTTCAACTTCATCAAGCCACCGTTTAACGCCATAGCGGTCCAACATTTTTTCATCTTCAAGGGTCAGCTTAAACCATGCGATATTGGGGGAAATAGAATATCCCAGTAAGCCGGAAGTCAACGTGTTCATGTAATTACACGGATCTGAACTGTAGCGGACCGGTGCTTTAGGAATGGCTTCAAGGGAAGCCCAGTCGTATACGCTTTTGGCTACGTAGTTCTGTGCTTCCCGCCATCTATCTTCAAACTTGGCTCTCTGGGTTTTCATGTAGGCTAACTGATATTTGATAAACTTCAACAGTTCGTCTTCATGTTCTGTCAACTCTTTCATGCTTAAAGTTAACCATAACAGTCAGCCATTCGTTAGATACCCTATTTTTCTTTTACGCGTTCAGCAATAAAAGCAATAAGTGCTGATACTGCTGCTACAATGGCAGAAGTCAACACAAGTCCGTTAGACAATTCTTCAAGTGTTGCTCCACCGATAATAAGTACTACTGTATCCAGTGCCAGTACCACCCATGCCACAATCTGTGTCCATTTGTTCTTTAGAAAGTCCATAAACTTCTCCTTTATATCAATTACCGTATTCTCCGGTAAAAGTATCCCAGTTCTTCTGTCTGTGATTGTTCTGCCGTTCAAGGCTTCTGTTTTGTCTGTTGATATACCTTGCCGGTGTTTTAACGAACTCTGACATAAGTGCATACCGGCATTCATCGTAAATATGGTCTTCCATTGCGCTATCAATGTCTTCAGGTCTGTTCGGGTCCGGCAGAAGCAGTGGTATGGTTTCGATAAAACCATAACAGTTCTGGAATACCATCAGCATAGGCCTGCCGTCTTCGTCCGTCTGTTTGAAATAGTCGTGTACCATCGCAATACCGTTCAGCCGGTCGTGGTTACCTTTAATCATCTCCCACCCGGCACTGGCGAACTTCTCTGCAATAGATAAGTCATCAGCATCCGTCTTACTCCATACGGCCGGGTCTGCAACCATATACTTTACGCCTTCTGCTACTGACAATTCCCATGCTCTCTGTGCTACCTGTGTGGCTGACTCTTTGGTACCTACGTTCCGCTGCCCTGGTTCGCAACCATACATTTCACGGTACCTGATTACACGGCCATGTGCATTTACTGCATACCATCCGATTGAATAGGGCTTACTGTATCCCCAGTCCATTGCAGCGAACTTAAACCATAAACCAGGTTCAAGGCTGAAAGGTTTTATAACGTGCTTCATTGTGTCAAACTCACTGAAAACTTGTCCGGCAACTACGTCCCAACTACCCATACGCAGTGCTTTGTAAAGATAGTCCGGAAGCATACCCAGTGCGTTTTCATACTCCTTATCCTTCTGTATCAGGATTTGATTGTCATCAAGTGTAGATGGAATATAACACCGGCTCATTGTTCCACCGTTCTGAAGTGGTATGTGGTGGATAATATACGGCTCTAGCATTGCCCACCGTGCACGGATCCATCCGTGTCCTACACCGCCAGGGTTACACGTTGCAAGGGCTTGCGTATGTACACCGAAAGGACTGCGTAAACGGCTGAACATATAAGTCCAACAATAGTCCGTAGCGTAGTTACCCAGTTCGTCAAAACATATCCATGAGTACTGGTGTCCCTGATAGTGTCTTACGTCTTTATCGCGTTCAAGGTGGCGGAACTTCAGCGTAGCACCGTTAGGGAATGTGAAGGTAGGCTTTGTGTGAATACCCTTTGGTACTGCACCCATTGGCCGGTACAGTGCTTCTGCTCTGTCGATAAGTTCTTCAAGTTCTCCAACTTCCTGACGGAAACAGATTCCCCTGTGGGCATAACCGTATTTAGTGACGTTCTTGAGATAGTCACCCAGGGCCCCATCTGATTTACCGCCGCCTGCAGCTCCGCCATACATTCTGTCCTTTGCGGGACACGCCAGTAGTAACGCCTGTTTCGGTTGCGGTTTCCAGATAACGCGTCCCATATCGTAATTAAGTTCTACACCGTTGATGGCTGAGTAGTACGCTTCTTTCTGCTTCTCTGTCATCTTGTTTGTCATTGCGCAGCCTTCAGTCTTGACTGGTAGTCTGACACCATCTGCTCATAGCCGGTTTCACTGTTCATCGGATTAACCATGATGATTGCACTGTCATCGGTCTGTATGTCTTCCGGTCTGATAAGTTCAAGATACTTCATCATCAGTTCCAGGAACTTTTCACGCTTACAAAACTTTACCTTCAGTCCCATAAACTCGTCTTCGCTGAATACTGGCGTAACGTCTTCAATGGCCTTTGCCAGTTCTCCCAGTTCAGATAGCGGTACTTTCAGTATCCCACGGTCATCCAGGTAGTCTGATATATTCCAGTTACTGCATACTTCAATGGTCCGCAGTGTACGATAACTGTTAAATGTGTCTGTTTTTGCTTGTGCTTTCTTCAGAATGAACTGGATACAACGGCTTACTTCATCTTCCTGAAGCAGTCTGTTGCCGTTATCTGAAGCGTATTTGTCATCAGGTATTTTGTCTTTCTTTGTGTATGCTTTTTGATATGAAGTCTTTGGATTTAGCGCGGTTTCTTCATCACCGGCAGCATAATATAAACAAAATAGCCGCTGCCGCGGTTTTAGTTTGAAGTCCTTCAGGTCCTGTATAGTCAATAATTGCTCCCTTTTGTTATCTTTTTTCACTAAAAAACATTATTTCCGCATGAAAAAAGGCAAAAATCAGCAGTTTTTCTGCTATTTATTTGCTATTTTGTCGCAAATACTATCAAGTTTTGCTTCCAGTTTTTCGTTCTGCCGTACAATCGTCTGCATATTCTCATCCAGTCTTGCGATAAAAACGGCAGTACTTGTCATATCCTTTTCAAGGTCCGTTACCCTGATTTCCAGTGACTTTACGTCACGCTTGCAGGCTGACTGCACCATATCAATCTGTTTAACAACTTCCCCATACTTTACCGATACGCTCATCAGCTTTGTAACAAGTGTTACCATAAGCCCGGTAAAAGCAATGCACGCTGAGATGATGGCCACGTTACTCGCTGTCATAAGCACCGCCTTTCAGATACTCCTGAAGGGTTTGGGTATCGATGCAGTAGTCTACAATTTCAAGCCAGTAGTACAACGGCATAGATACCACGTCATTGTCATCAAGTGTCACTACGCTTTCATCCATCCGGTATGGATCCGGCACCGGGATATACTCAAAGTCCGGGTATACGGTATGGGTTATTACTCTATTTTTTTGACTTATGCATGACGTCAATGCTATTAGCAAACTTAGTAGCATTGTCACCGTTGCGCATTTCGTTCTTTTCTTCATCTGCCTTTTCCTTCGCTTCCTTGTATCTTTTGTACGCGGTTTCCCTGCGTTCCATTTCTTCGTACATTTCAACGTTGATTGCTTTTTGTGCCTTGCTATCGGTAAAAGAATAGATAATGAGCATTACCATGATGATAAGCACAATAATGAAAAGAAAACTGAGAATAACTTCAAACATATCAATCTCCAGTGGTTGTATGTGTCTTCGCATAGGTATTCCCACCGATATATGCCAGTCCGGTAGATGACAGTACACCGGCAAGCGTGATGGCTCCGTCAGGTACGTTGTATCCGGTAAATGAGCACGCAAATACTGCCAGTATGATGACTGACGCCATCAGCATGGCCCATACCGTCACGATCCATTTACGGCTCTTGTACTTTGGATTTGTTTCTTTTTCCGCTGCGTCACTCATAGTCATCTCCTTTCAAGGTATCCTAACAGGTAGTTTTTATCGCGATACTTCAGTTCCACGCCTTTCTGCGTAAAGCCATTCTGCTCAATAACAAGTAGCTGCGTACCCATATCTGCCAGTACGATTGCCACGTGTCCGTATTCGTTAGTTGGGGATTTATCCCAGATTGCCACATATCCGGGTTCTGCTTTGGTGGGTGGACCTACACGGATGAAGTATTTTTTTTCAATTGGTAGGTTCTGGTAGTTACGCCATAGGTCTTTTGCGCCTTCAACGGCACCGGTGTGCTCAGGGATTTCCAGTACGTCAACGCAGTACTGGCGGAACAGATCCACGCACTGTGCACCGTACGCGTGGTCGTAGTCTACTTTTAATTTAAGGTATGTATAAACAAAATTAACCAGTTCCATAGAGTCAGTGTACTTTACCGTCTTAGCGGTTGTTAGGGTCTTTGCCCTAACTTTTTACCGCCACTGTTCTACTTCTTCTTCTGTAGGTCTGTGC
The window above is part of the Fibrobacter sp. genome. Proteins encoded here:
- a CDS encoding terminase family protein encodes the protein MTNKMTEKQKEAYYSAINGVELNYDMGRVIWKPQPKQALLLACPAKDRMYGGAAGGGKSDGALGDYLKNVTKYGYAHRGICFRQEVGELEELIDRAEALYRPMGAVPKGIHTKPTFTFPNGATLKFRHLERDKDVRHYQGHQYSWICFDELGNYATDYCWTYMFSRLRSPFGVHTQALATCNPGGVGHGWIRARWAMLEPYIIHHIPLQNGGTMSRCYIPSTLDDNQILIQKDKEYENALGMLPDYLYKALRMGSWDVVAGQVFSEFDTMKHVIKPFSLEPGLWFKFAAMDWGYSKPYSIGWYAVNAHGRVIRYREMYGCEPGQRNVGTKESATQVAQRAWELSVAEGVKYMVADPAVWSKTDADDLSIAEKFASAGWEMIKGNHDRLNGIAMVHDYFKQTDEDGRPMLMVFQNCYGFIETIPLLLPDPNRPEDIDSAMEDHIYDECRYALMSEFVKTPARYINRQNRSLERQNNHRQKNWDTFTGEYGN
- a CDS encoding terminase small subunit is translated as MKKDNKREQLLTIQDLKDFKLKPRQRLFCLYYAAGDEETALNPKTSYQKAYTKKDKIPDDKYASDNGNRLLQEDEVSRCIQFILKKAQAKTDTFNSYRTLRTIEVCSNWNISDYLDDRGILKVPLSELGELAKAIEDVTPVFSEDEFMGLKVKFCKREKFLELMMKYLELIRPEDIQTDDSAIIMVNPMNSETGYEQMVSDYQSRLKAAQ
- a CDS encoding CHAP domain-containing protein; this translates as MELVNFVYTYLKLKVDYDHAYGAQCVDLFRQYCVDVLEIPEHTGAVEGAKDLWRNYQNLPIEKKYFIRVGPPTKAEPGYVAIWDKSPTNEYGHVAIVLADMGTQLLVIEQNGFTQKGVELKYRDKNYLLGYLERR
- a CDS encoding portal protein, which codes for MKELTEHEDELLKFIKYQLAYMKTQRAKFEDRWREAQNYVAKSVYDWASLEAIPKAPVRYSSDPCNYMNTLTSGLLGYSISPNIAWFKLTLEDEKMLDRYGVKRWLDEVEEIMYAEFNRSNLYSEAKAIVENACTIGHGTMLEDYDYDRQKLRFNAQRMNEVYLDTDEYNEVTTLYRTYLMPLKKAADFFGLENLSEKLQEAYKEEHGRRWNDNITILFAVFKRTKYNKEIPNSLNMPYAAVYVELDEDHIIQESGYNDFPYAVFEWDNIPGTAYSESPAMAAMQDIIFLNKANKATMDIAQTSSRPPMIASEDILDIDTSPAGITYVKNGDMLEPLQTGANYPITIDILEKIKQTVKDWFNVDFFLMLQHQQRQMTATEVSELQGEKAAVLSNLIVSFNKTLTQIVQRSFNLLWDEGKIPAPPENMAESNSALKVEFMGPLAQAQKRYHQAGGINVALQYLAPMAQLFPESLDLIDQDETMKKLLIGNGMPQSAIREDKDVEAIRQARAEQNAAMQQQAVAMEMQKNILNNAGQLNQPEVGNSIMNNLNEQLAGSMSQ